One region of Citrus sinensis cultivar Valencia sweet orange chromosome 6, DVS_A1.0, whole genome shotgun sequence genomic DNA includes:
- the LOC102616854 gene encoding dirigent protein 22-like codes for MATTFPKLTSILHILISITLVAAKSDRFSKTLSPSSVKLSKQKLSHLHFYLHDKVSGQNATAVRVAQAAMTNQSPTFFGAVIMFDDALTMEPERNSKLVGRAQGMYGSASQTETGLAVVMNFAFMEGKYNGSTLSVMGRNAVFSTVREMPIIGGSGLFRFARGYVQAKTHTIDLKTGDAVVEYNVYVFHY; via the coding sequence atGGCCACAACCTTCCCAAAACTCACTTCAATTCTCCATATTCTCATTTCCATAACCCTGGTTGCAGCAAAATCTGACCGCTTCTCTAAAACCCTATCTCCATCTTCGGTAAAGCTGAGTAAACAAAAGCTAAGCCACCTTCACTTCTACTTGCATGACAAAGTAAGTGGCCAAAACGCCACTGCTGTCAGAGTTGCTCAGGCAGCCATGACTAACCAGTCGCCAACGTTCTTCGGTGCTGTCATTATGTTCGATGATGCACTGACTATGGAGCCTGAGCGTAACTCAAAGCTTGTGGGGAGAGCCCAAGGGATGTATGGTTCTGCTTCACAAACTGAAACCGGATTGGCGGTGGTGATGAACTTTGCTTTCATGGAAGGGAAATATAATGGTAGTACTCTCAGTGTTATGGGCCGTAACGCCGTGTTTTCAACGGTGAGGGAGATGCCGATCATCGGCGGCAGCGGACTTTTCCGGTTTGCTCGCGGCTATGTGCAAGCAAAAACTCACACGATTGATCTTAAAACTGGAGATGCTGTTGTTGAGTATAATGTTTATGTGTTTCATTATTGA
- the LOC102616263 gene encoding dirigent protein 22-like, whose amino-acid sequence MAKSFQNLHYSLFLVLSVSLTLLTITKAKTNNFSRTLTPSSLGLKREKLSHLHFYFHDIVGGPNTTTVRVAQAAMTNTSSTFFGAVVMMDDPLTIHPELSSKLVGRAQGIYASASLSELGFLMVMNFAFTEGKYNGSTLSVLGRNTPLSTVREMPIVGGSGLFRFARGYAQARTHTIDSEVAVVEYNVYVFHY is encoded by the coding sequence ATGGCCAAAAGCTTCCAAAATCTCCATTATTCACTCTTCCTAGTTCTCTCCGTTTCTCTCACACTGTTAACAATCACCAAAgcaaaaactaataatttctcAAGAACCCTAACCCCGTCATCACTAGGCCTCAAGCGAGAGAAGCTAAGCCACCTACACTTCTACTTCCATGACATCGTCGGTGGCCCGAACACTACTACCGTCAGAGTTGCTCAGGCTGCCATGACCAACACGTCATCAACGTTCTTCGGCGCCGTGGTGATGATGGATGACCCATTAACGATCCACCCCGAACTGAGCTCCAAACTTGTGGGAAGAGCTCAAGGGATTTATGCATCAGCATCACTAAGTGAACTAGGGTTTCTAATGGTGATGAACTTTGCTTTCACTGAAGGGAAATATAATGGTAGCACTCTGAGCGTTTTGGGCCGCAACACCCCGCTGTCGACTGTGAGAGAGATGCCGATCGTCGGCGGCAGCGGGCTTTTCCGATTTGCTCGCGGCTATGCTCAGGCTAGAACTCACACGATTGATTCTGAGGTCGCCGTTGTTGAATATAATGTCTATGTTTTCCATTattga
- the LOC102616556 gene encoding dirigent protein 22-like, protein MVTTFRKLVSVLLILISLTLVTAKSRHFSRTLSPSSQKLRKEKLSHLHFYFHDIVSGKNPTAVRVAQAAMTNHSPTLFGVVVMIDDPLTMEPEPSSKLVGRAQGIYASASQNETGLLMVMNFSFMEGKYNGSTLSVLGRNAVLSTVREMPIVGGSGLFRFARGYAQAKTHTFDPKTGDAVVEYNVNVFHY, encoded by the coding sequence ATGGTTACAACCTTCCGAAAACTCGTTTCAGttcttctcattctcatttcctTAACCCTAGTCACGGCAAAATCTCGACATTTTTCCAGAACCCTATCTCCATCTTCACAAAAGCTGAGGAAAGAGAAGCTAAGCCACCTTCATTTCTACTTCCACGACATAGTAAGTGGCAAAAACCCGACTGCTGTCAGAGTTGCTCAGGCAGCCATGACTAACCATTCGCCGACGCTTTTCGGTGTCGTTGTTATGATCGATGATCCTCTGACTATGGAGCCCGAGCCTAGCTCAAAGCTTGTGGGGAGAGCTCAAGGGATTTATGCTTCTGCTTCACAAAATGAAACTGGGTTGTTGATGGTCATGAACTTTTCGTTCATGGAAGGTAAGTATAATGGTAGTACTCTTAGTGTTTTGGGCCGCAACGCCGTGCTTTCAACAGTGAGAGAGATGCCGATCGTCGGTGGCAGCGGGCTTTTCCGCTTTGCTCGTGGCTACGCACAAGCAAAGACTCACACGTTTGATCCTAAAACTGGAGATGCTGTTGTAGAGTATAATGTTAATGTGTTTCATTATTGA